The following are encoded together in the Sparus aurata chromosome 1, fSpaAur1.1, whole genome shotgun sequence genome:
- the ern2 gene encoding serine/threonine-protein kinase/endoribonuclease IRE1 isoform X1: MTKSAPGVMGPLGRLLLSLLLLSWDGKLFQVGGVRSVTLPESLLFVSTLDGSLHAVSKQTGDIKWTLREDPIIQVPVYLTEPSFLPDPNDGSLYILGGKHKEGLMKLPFTIPELVQSAPCRSSDGILYTGKKQDVWFVVDPETGEKQTSLTTSSSESICPNTPLLYIGRTEYMVTMFDTNRRELRWNATYNDYSAPPYDEKQDYKMAHLVSSGDGLVVTVDRESGDVLWSQNYGSPVVGVYLYSGDSLRHAPHLTLAIETLRFLTFSSANGQAEAHSSLKWSYQFVKEQASQKTQLVPTLYVGKLDSHLYASTSLVHLGVSLVPRGLTLARIEGPLTTEVTEGERGECEITPSTDVRYPAGSTSSQKNHWLLIGHHELPPIAHTTMLREFPHNLQRSGEAVIPPRPSASPVSPDPYDHRRYFQTYDDSQSGTDTNRGGVGGKTSGQTEKPATVLPVYMTQDRLTLAVLTLLLGGWLALALTYPIRAAQHLKAQRQLEEAFETRLQRMQTNMQTNVQTVTSISSEATLSTDTNLSSDSQPASPDPPPSPHSHSSSTSEVGVNGTAGLRPTAEGNTEEVQVGKISFTPSEVLGHGTAGTFVFRGQFDGRNVAVKRILPECFEVAEREVQLLRASDTHPNVIRYFCTERDRLFTYIAIELCAATLQQYVEDPSCFPELNPVSLLEQTMCGLSHLHSLNIVHRDLKPRNILLSGPSALGRVRALISDFGLCKKIPDGRTSFSLRSGIPGTEGWIAPEVLRDTPCNKPTAAVDVFSAGCVFYFVVSRGQHPFGDALRRQVNILSGEYSLSHFMEDIHDDVIAQDLIERMISTEPESRPSTACVLKHPFFWSPEKQLLFFQDVSDRIEKEPADSPIVVRLETAGRAVVRTNWRMHISVPLQIDLRRFRTYKGNSVRDLLRAMRNKKHHYHELPPDVQETLGELPEGFVSYFTSRFPRLLMHTHAALHICSHERLFQPYYLPPNAK, translated from the exons ATGACAAAAAGCGCTCCGGGGGTCATGGGGCCTCTCGGTCGCCTGTTGCTGTCTCTTCTCCTGCTGTCCTGGGACGGCAAACTATTTCAG GTTGGAGGGGTCAGATCAGTCACACTCCCAGAATCCCTCCTGTTCGTCTCAACACTGGATGGTAGTCTGCACGCTGTCTCCAAACAGACAGGCGACATCAAGTGGACCCTGAGAGAAG ACCCCATTATCCAAGTACCTGTCTACCTCACAGA GCCGAGTTTTCTCCCAGACCCGAACGATGGCAGTTTGTATATCCTGGGCGGCAAGCACAAGGAGGGCTTGATG AAACTGCCGTTCACCATCCCAGAGCTGGTTCAGTCAGCTCCCTGCAGGAGCTCTGATGGTATTCTCTATACAG GTAAAAAGCAGGATGTGTGGTTCGTGGTGGATCCTGAGACGGgtgaaaaacaaaccagtttgaccacctcctcctctgagtcCATCTGCCCCAACACTCCTCTGCTCTACATTGGTCGCACAG AATACATGGTTACTATGTTTGATACTAATAGACGGGAGCTGCGGTGGAATGCTACGTACAATGATTACTCAGCTCCGCCTTACGATGAGAAACAAGATTACA AGATGGCGCATCTTGTGTCGAGTGGTGATGGTCTTGTTGTGACAGTTGACAGAGAGTCAG GGGACGTCTTGTGGAGTCAGAACTATGGATCACCCGTTGTAGGTGTCTACCTGTACTCTGGTGACTCACTAAGACACGCCCCCCACCTCACCCTCGCCATTGAAACGCTACGCTTCCTCACCTTCTCCTCTGCCAACGGCCAGGCAGAGGCGCACTCTTCATTAAAGTGGAGCTATCAGTTTGTGAAGGAGCAGGCCAGCCAAAAAACTCAACTTGT ACCCACACTCTACGTAGGAAAATTGGACTCTCACCTCTATGCCTCCACCTCCCTTGTCCACCTCGGAGTCTCTTTAGTG CCTCGGGGACTGACCCTGGCTAGAATTGAGGGTCCGCTGACGACTGAGGTGAcggagggagagcgaggggaGTGTGAGATTACACCATCCACTGATGTACGATATCCAGCAGGGAGCACAAGCAGCCAGAAAAACCACTGGCTACTGatag GTCATCACGAGCTCCCTCCAATAGCTCACACCACCATGCTGAGGGAATTCCCACACAACCTGCAGCGTTCTGGTGAGGCAGTCATCCCTCCTCGGCCTTCTGCCTCCCCCGTCTCCCCTGACCCCTACGACCACCGGCGCTAC TTCCAGACATATGATGATAGCCAGAGCGGCACTGATACTAATAGAGGAGGTGTTGGTGGGAAGACAtcaggacagacagagaaaccGGCCACTGTGCTTCCTGTCTATATGACTCAGGACCGTCTTACTCTGGCTGTTCTGACGCTGCTGCTGGGAGGATGGTTGGCTTTGGCGCTCACGTACCCCATT cgTGCAGCCCAGCACCTGAAAGCACAAAGGCAGCTGGAGGAGGCTTTTGAGACTCGTCTCCAGCGTATGCAAACAAACATGCAGACAAATGTGCAGACAGTGACCTCAATATCTTCAGAAGCAACCCTCTCTACTGACACAAACCTCTCCAGTG ACTCTCAGCCAGCATCTCCTGACCCTCCGCCGAGTCCTCActctcacagcagcagcacctcaGAGGTCGGCGTAAATGGCACCGCAGGGCTCAGACCCACAGCAG AAGGGAATACTGAGGAGGTACAGGTGGGAAAAATCTCCTTCACTCCATCTGAGGTGCTCGGACACGGCACAGCGGGAACTTTTGTCTTCAG GGGTCAGTTTGATGGACGTAATGTTGCAGTGAAGCGAATCCTGCCGGAGTGTTTCGAGGTAGCAGAACGTGAGGTGCAGCTCCTCCGAGCTTCTGACACACACCCGAACGTCATCCGATACTTCTGCACAGAAAGAGACCGCCTCTTCACTTACATCGCCATCGAGTTGTGTGCTGCGACCCTGCAACAG TATGTAGAGGATCCATCCTGCTTTCCTGAGCTGAATCCTGTAAGTCTGCTGGAACAGACGATGTGTGGACTCTCACACCTCCACTCACTCAATATAG TCCACCGTGATCTGAAGCCGAGAAACATCCTCCTGTCTGGTCCCAGTGCGCTGGGTCGGGTCCGAGCTCTCATCTCTGACTTCGGACTCTGTAAGAAGATCCCAGACGGTCGGACCAGCTTTTCTTTACGGTCGGGAATACCAGGAACTGAAGGGTGGATAGCTCCGGAAGTACTGCGGGATACTCCTTGCAACAAACCG acagCAGCGGTGGACGTGTTCTCAGCAGGCTGTGTGTTCTACTTCGTGgtcagcagggggcagcacCCATTCGGTGATGCATTGAGACGGCAGGTCAACATCTTGTCAGGAGAATATTCCCTCTCCCATTTCATGGAGGATATACACG ATGACGTCATAGCACAGGACCTGATTGAGCGAATGATCAGCACTGAGCCCGAGTCCCGCCCCTCCACCGCCTGTGTGCTCAAGCATCCGTTCTTCTGGAGCCCCGAGAAGCAGCTGCTCTTCTTCCAG GATGTGAGTGACCGCATAGAGAAGGAACCGGCTGACAGTCCCATTGTGGTACGACTGGAGACTGCAGGAAGGGCTGTGGTTCGAACCAACTGGAGGATGCATATCTCTGTGCCCCTACAGatag ACTTGAGGCGGTTCAGGACATATAAAGGAAACTCAGTTCGAGATCTGCTGAGAGCCATGAGGAATAAG AAGCATCACTACCACGAGTTGCCACCGGACGTGCAGGAGACCCTCGGCGAGCTGCCCGAGGGCTTCGTCAGCTACTTCACCTCACGTTTTCCACGGTtactgatgcacacacacgctgctcTGCACATCTGCAGCCACGAGAGACTGTTTCAACCCTACTATCTGCCCCCGAATGCCAAATAG
- the ern2 gene encoding serine/threonine-protein kinase/endoribonuclease IRE1 isoform X2 produces the protein MTKSAPGVMGPLGRLLLSLLLLSWDGKLFQVGGVRSVTLPESLLFVSTLDGSLHAVSKQTGDIKWTLREDPIIQVPVYLTEPSFLPDPNDGSLYILGGKHKEGLMKLPFTIPELVQSAPCRSSDGILYTGKKQDVWFVVDPETGEKQTSLTTSSSESICPNTPLLYIGRTEMAHLVSSGDGLVVTVDRESGDVLWSQNYGSPVVGVYLYSGDSLRHAPHLTLAIETLRFLTFSSANGQAEAHSSLKWSYQFVKEQASQKTQLVPTLYVGKLDSHLYASTSLVHLGVSLVPRGLTLARIEGPLTTEVTEGERGECEITPSTDVRYPAGSTSSQKNHWLLIGHHELPPIAHTTMLREFPHNLQRSGEAVIPPRPSASPVSPDPYDHRRYFQTYDDSQSGTDTNRGGVGGKTSGQTEKPATVLPVYMTQDRLTLAVLTLLLGGWLALALTYPIRAAQHLKAQRQLEEAFETRLQRMQTNMQTNVQTVTSISSEATLSTDTNLSSDSQPASPDPPPSPHSHSSSTSEVGVNGTAGLRPTAEGNTEEVQVGKISFTPSEVLGHGTAGTFVFRGQFDGRNVAVKRILPECFEVAEREVQLLRASDTHPNVIRYFCTERDRLFTYIAIELCAATLQQYVEDPSCFPELNPVSLLEQTMCGLSHLHSLNIVHRDLKPRNILLSGPSALGRVRALISDFGLCKKIPDGRTSFSLRSGIPGTEGWIAPEVLRDTPCNKPTAAVDVFSAGCVFYFVVSRGQHPFGDALRRQVNILSGEYSLSHFMEDIHDDVIAQDLIERMISTEPESRPSTACVLKHPFFWSPEKQLLFFQDVSDRIEKEPADSPIVVRLETAGRAVVRTNWRMHISVPLQIDLRRFRTYKGNSVRDLLRAMRNKKHHYHELPPDVQETLGELPEGFVSYFTSRFPRLLMHTHAALHICSHERLFQPYYLPPNAK, from the exons ATGACAAAAAGCGCTCCGGGGGTCATGGGGCCTCTCGGTCGCCTGTTGCTGTCTCTTCTCCTGCTGTCCTGGGACGGCAAACTATTTCAG GTTGGAGGGGTCAGATCAGTCACACTCCCAGAATCCCTCCTGTTCGTCTCAACACTGGATGGTAGTCTGCACGCTGTCTCCAAACAGACAGGCGACATCAAGTGGACCCTGAGAGAAG ACCCCATTATCCAAGTACCTGTCTACCTCACAGA GCCGAGTTTTCTCCCAGACCCGAACGATGGCAGTTTGTATATCCTGGGCGGCAAGCACAAGGAGGGCTTGATG AAACTGCCGTTCACCATCCCAGAGCTGGTTCAGTCAGCTCCCTGCAGGAGCTCTGATGGTATTCTCTATACAG GTAAAAAGCAGGATGTGTGGTTCGTGGTGGATCCTGAGACGGgtgaaaaacaaaccagtttgaccacctcctcctctgagtcCATCTGCCCCAACACTCCTCTGCTCTACATTGGTCGCACAG AGATGGCGCATCTTGTGTCGAGTGGTGATGGTCTTGTTGTGACAGTTGACAGAGAGTCAG GGGACGTCTTGTGGAGTCAGAACTATGGATCACCCGTTGTAGGTGTCTACCTGTACTCTGGTGACTCACTAAGACACGCCCCCCACCTCACCCTCGCCATTGAAACGCTACGCTTCCTCACCTTCTCCTCTGCCAACGGCCAGGCAGAGGCGCACTCTTCATTAAAGTGGAGCTATCAGTTTGTGAAGGAGCAGGCCAGCCAAAAAACTCAACTTGT ACCCACACTCTACGTAGGAAAATTGGACTCTCACCTCTATGCCTCCACCTCCCTTGTCCACCTCGGAGTCTCTTTAGTG CCTCGGGGACTGACCCTGGCTAGAATTGAGGGTCCGCTGACGACTGAGGTGAcggagggagagcgaggggaGTGTGAGATTACACCATCCACTGATGTACGATATCCAGCAGGGAGCACAAGCAGCCAGAAAAACCACTGGCTACTGatag GTCATCACGAGCTCCCTCCAATAGCTCACACCACCATGCTGAGGGAATTCCCACACAACCTGCAGCGTTCTGGTGAGGCAGTCATCCCTCCTCGGCCTTCTGCCTCCCCCGTCTCCCCTGACCCCTACGACCACCGGCGCTAC TTCCAGACATATGATGATAGCCAGAGCGGCACTGATACTAATAGAGGAGGTGTTGGTGGGAAGACAtcaggacagacagagaaaccGGCCACTGTGCTTCCTGTCTATATGACTCAGGACCGTCTTACTCTGGCTGTTCTGACGCTGCTGCTGGGAGGATGGTTGGCTTTGGCGCTCACGTACCCCATT cgTGCAGCCCAGCACCTGAAAGCACAAAGGCAGCTGGAGGAGGCTTTTGAGACTCGTCTCCAGCGTATGCAAACAAACATGCAGACAAATGTGCAGACAGTGACCTCAATATCTTCAGAAGCAACCCTCTCTACTGACACAAACCTCTCCAGTG ACTCTCAGCCAGCATCTCCTGACCCTCCGCCGAGTCCTCActctcacagcagcagcacctcaGAGGTCGGCGTAAATGGCACCGCAGGGCTCAGACCCACAGCAG AAGGGAATACTGAGGAGGTACAGGTGGGAAAAATCTCCTTCACTCCATCTGAGGTGCTCGGACACGGCACAGCGGGAACTTTTGTCTTCAG GGGTCAGTTTGATGGACGTAATGTTGCAGTGAAGCGAATCCTGCCGGAGTGTTTCGAGGTAGCAGAACGTGAGGTGCAGCTCCTCCGAGCTTCTGACACACACCCGAACGTCATCCGATACTTCTGCACAGAAAGAGACCGCCTCTTCACTTACATCGCCATCGAGTTGTGTGCTGCGACCCTGCAACAG TATGTAGAGGATCCATCCTGCTTTCCTGAGCTGAATCCTGTAAGTCTGCTGGAACAGACGATGTGTGGACTCTCACACCTCCACTCACTCAATATAG TCCACCGTGATCTGAAGCCGAGAAACATCCTCCTGTCTGGTCCCAGTGCGCTGGGTCGGGTCCGAGCTCTCATCTCTGACTTCGGACTCTGTAAGAAGATCCCAGACGGTCGGACCAGCTTTTCTTTACGGTCGGGAATACCAGGAACTGAAGGGTGGATAGCTCCGGAAGTACTGCGGGATACTCCTTGCAACAAACCG acagCAGCGGTGGACGTGTTCTCAGCAGGCTGTGTGTTCTACTTCGTGgtcagcagggggcagcacCCATTCGGTGATGCATTGAGACGGCAGGTCAACATCTTGTCAGGAGAATATTCCCTCTCCCATTTCATGGAGGATATACACG ATGACGTCATAGCACAGGACCTGATTGAGCGAATGATCAGCACTGAGCCCGAGTCCCGCCCCTCCACCGCCTGTGTGCTCAAGCATCCGTTCTTCTGGAGCCCCGAGAAGCAGCTGCTCTTCTTCCAG GATGTGAGTGACCGCATAGAGAAGGAACCGGCTGACAGTCCCATTGTGGTACGACTGGAGACTGCAGGAAGGGCTGTGGTTCGAACCAACTGGAGGATGCATATCTCTGTGCCCCTACAGatag ACTTGAGGCGGTTCAGGACATATAAAGGAAACTCAGTTCGAGATCTGCTGAGAGCCATGAGGAATAAG AAGCATCACTACCACGAGTTGCCACCGGACGTGCAGGAGACCCTCGGCGAGCTGCCCGAGGGCTTCGTCAGCTACTTCACCTCACGTTTTCCACGGTtactgatgcacacacacgctgctcTGCACATCTGCAGCCACGAGAGACTGTTTCAACCCTACTATCTGCCCCCGAATGCCAAATAG